One Xyrauchen texanus isolate HMW12.3.18 chromosome 2, RBS_HiC_50CHRs, whole genome shotgun sequence genomic window carries:
- the LOC127619680 gene encoding kelch-like protein 33, with protein MAVAQSCLQREWRTSWRTVRENEAKTKGENTNGEQGWMEMSEEEEVQGNLVGDDDRADKESPKELQESIQESEEADDDEEECDDSFPVKSTNSGSLVPMCTSNDKSIDEQSSSKYDNNNFDGKVYSDSCPVTSANSDHLVAVLTNNDKSSDIDDDKYDNSSNDDTLMSYFEDSVAEEFDIWPKKIYSDPDYPSLVFQALKGMMLCSVLTDLTLSTEDGDTFQCHSFVLAAVSTLIKQRLKKKSREESVISVCMGPEVHGVGLAAVVEFAYTGAITTMNKYNLAQIQMAAVSLGAPRILELCKEEQREKQKEDKERVSADEQMNVTLQYLRQLWAERVGCDVELEAEGRVFHAHRVLLAACCDYFRGMFSSGMRESQQESVSLLLVGAAEFEALLHYAYSGVLALGWSCIFELTCTFLQLQFQFALSLCLIFLQKEMDAYNCLDVASFAEAYGMTNLLALAEDFVLRHFQEVSLTPKFQDLPKEKLKKYLQSDSLCVPSELPVFKAVMSWIETFPKQRAKLAKELMETIQFPLMTFNEFKEVKSITHWPTTCSKNLYKSLLKQFCSSSSYVQNSFRAYLPKDTLVIVGGERISANFEKHKPCTEMWFSNSFQNHVGLVKKVEWRMFGNLPENPTFSHGVGVMRGNMYIVGGRYYYGKADTMKCAYRYDPIQNSWHRLADMHERRGSVTLVVLNEKIYAIGGESDSEVNMETVEVYCPNTNSWRFVCPLDQPLCYHAASVWKGAIFISGGLNSQCQCLLSMILYHPEKGSTYMAEMNHDRAQHCMETLGDHLYVAGGVSCGASGHQMDQLSCEVYDPVANSWSAIMSLPIPHVGSASAVLEGKVYVIGGYCQEYYRDIKSVHRYDPATECWENMGATPGPNKCIAACVLHIPSHLRAACQEVQCKDHV; from the exons ATGGCAGTAGCTCAATCATGCCTTCAGAGAGAGTGGAGAACTTCATGGAGAACAGTGAGAGAGAATGaagcaaaaacaaaaggagaaaacaCAAATGGTgaacaaggatggatggaaatGAGTGAAGAAGAGGAGGTACAGGGGAATCTGGTGGGAGATGACGACAGGGCAGATAAAGAGAGTCCAAAGGAGCTGCAAGAAAGTATACAAGAAAGTGAGGAggctgatgatgatgaagaagaatGTGATGACAGTTTTCCTGTTAAATCTACAAACAGTGGCAGCTTAGTTCCCATGTGTACAAGTAATGATAAATCCATTGATGAACAAAGCTCCAGTAAATATGACAACAACAATTTCGATGGCAAAGTATATAGTGATAGTTGTCCTGTTACATCTGCAAATAGTGACCATTTAGTTGCTGTGCTTACAAATAATGATAAAAGTAGTGACATAGATGATGATAAATATGACAACAGCAGTAATGATGATACTTTGATGAGTTACTTTGAAGATTCTGTTGCTGAAGAGTTTGACATTTGGCCCAAGAAGATATACTCTGATCCAGACTACCCAAGTTTGGTCTTTCAGGCTCTCAAAGGGATGATGCTCTGCTCTGTCCTCACTGACCTTACCCTGAGCACAGAGGATGGGGATACATTCCAGTGTCATTCTTTTGTCCTGGCTGCAGTCAGTACTCTCATTAAGCAGAGGCTCAAGAAGAAGTCCAGAGAAGAGAGTGTAATATCTGTTTGTATGGGTCCTGAGGTGCATGGTGTGGGGCTGGCTGCAGTGGTGGAGTTTGCCTACACTGGGGCCATCACCACAATGAACAAGTACAACTTGGCACAGATTCAGATGGCAGCAGTCAGCCTGGGAGCTCCAAGAATTCTGGAACTCTGCAAAGAGgaacagagagaaaaacaaaaagaggacAAAGAAAGGGTTTCTGCTGATGAGCAGATGAATGTTACTCTGCAGTATTTAAGACAACTGTGGGCAGAGCGAGTGGGATGTGATGTTGAGCTTGAAGCAGAAGGAAGAGTTTTTCATG CTCATAGAGTGCTCTTGGCGGCTTGCTGTGACTACTTTAGAGGCATGTTTTCCAGTGGTATGAGGGAGAGCCAGCAAGAATCAGTATCTCTGCTGTTAGTTGGGGCAGCTGAGTTTGAGGCTCTTCTCCACTACGCCTACAGTGGGGTTCTTGCACTTGGATGGAGCTGCATTTTTGAACTCACTTGCACATTTCTCCAATTACAGTTTCAGTTTGCCCTGTCACTCTGCCTTATTTTTCTGCAGAAGGAAATGGATGCTTACAACTGCCTAGATGTAGCATCTTTTGCAGAGGCCTATGGGATGACCAACTTACTTGCACTTGCTGAAGATTTTGTCTTGAGGCATTTTCAAGAAGTGTCACTTACTCCAAAGTTCCAAGATCTTCCTAAAGAGAAATTAAAGAAGTACCTGCAAAGTGATTCCCTCTGCGTTCCCTCAGAGTTGCCTGTGTTCAAAGCAGTTATGTCTTGGATTGAAACCTTTCCCAAACAGCGTGCAAAACTTGCCAAGGAGCTGATGGAAACTATACAGTTTCCCCTCATGACTTTTAATGAATTCAAAGAAGTCAAGTCCATAACACATTGGCCAACAACTTGTTCCAAAAACCTGTATAAGTCTCTCCTAAAGCAGTTCTGCTCCAGTTCTTCATATGTACAAAATAGCTTCAGGGCATACCTGCCAAAAGACACTTTAGTAATTGTTGGGGGTGAGAGAATCAGTGCTAATTTCGAAAAACATAAACCCTGCACAGAAATGTGGTTTAGCAATTCCTTTCAGAACCATGTTGGGCTAGTGAAGAAAGTAGAGTGGAGAATGTTTGGAAATTTACCTGAGAATCCAACATTCAGTCACGGAGTAGGGGTAATGAGGGGGAATATGTACATAGTTGGTGGACGGTATTACTATGGCAAAGCTGATACCATGAAATGTGCCTACag GTATGATCCTATCCAGAACTCTTGGCATAGATTGGCTGATATGCATGAGAGAAGAGGAAGTGTGACTCTGGTTGTcctgaatgaaaaaatatatgCCATTGGTGGAGAGAGTGACTCAGAGGTCAATATGGAGACTGTCGAGGTCTACTGCCCCAACACAAATTCTTGGAG GTTTGTCTGCCCATTAGACCAACCTCTGTGTTATCATGCAGCTAGTGTATGGAAGGGCGCAATCTTCATATCTGGAGGCTTGAACAGCCAGTGCCAATGCCTGTTGTCCATGATCCTTTACCACCCAGAGAAAGGATCCACCTATATGGCTGAGATGAACCATGACAGAGCCCAGCACTGCATGGAGACCCTGGGAGACCATCTGTATGTGGCTGGAGGTGTCTCATGTGGTGCCAGTGGCCACCAGATGGATCAGTTATCCTGTGAGGTGTATGACCCTGTGGCTAACTCCTGGAGTGCCATTATGTCATTACCAATACCTCATGTAGGGTCAGCATCAGCGGTCTTAGAAGGGAAGGTCTATGTAATCGGAGGGTACTGCCAAGAGTACTACAGAGATATCAAATCAGTTCATCGATATGATCCTGCAACAGAATGCTGGGAGAACATGGGTGCGACACCAGGCCCAAACAAATGCATAGCTGCATGTGTGCTGCACATACCTTCTCACCTAAGGGCTGCCTGCCAAGAGGTGCAATGTAAAGATCATGTATAA